A window of the Hordeum vulgare subsp. vulgare chromosome 5H, MorexV3_pseudomolecules_assembly, whole genome shotgun sequence genome harbors these coding sequences:
- the LOC123396421 gene encoding proline-rich receptor-like protein kinase PERK10 — METLAACLEFHAHLPQPPLSLLSPSSAPSGPLSPQLARRAHLVSRRRAEGALPPRCPSAPDEGTAHASRRTHSERSPTARSGRPPPPRRPAAASLHPRHWRWPVQPLPLWPPVRISRPSARSLAPLTGLASTCPAGQLLPTQASTALPPGLPRPTDQDASFPAVLGLGPRVAGTCKGYLMRAR; from the exons ATGGAAACCCTAGCCGCGTGCCTCGAATTCCACGCCCACCTACCccagcctcctctctctctcctctctccctcctcaGCGCCGTCGGGACCGCTGAGCCCGCAattggcccgccgagcccatctggtGAGCCGTCGCCGAGCCGAAGGCGCCTTGCCCCCGCGTTGCCCGAGCGCACCCGACGAGGGAACCGCCCACGCTTCCCGCCGGACCCACTCGGAACGGAGTCCCACCGCCAGATCCGGCCGACCTCCACCGCCCCGGAGACCCGCCGCCGCCTCGCTGCACCCTCGCCACTGGCGCTGGCCCGTGCAACCGCTGCCGCTATGGCCTCCCGTCAGGATCTCGAGGCCGAGCGCCCGCTCGCTCGCCCCGTTGACCGGCCTCGCCAGCACTTGCCCAGCTGGCCAGCTCCTCCCGACCCAGGCCAGCACCGCGCTGCCCCCAGGCCTGCCTCGCCCCACCGACCAGGACGCCTCCTTCCCCGCCGTCCTAGGCCTTGGCCCGCGAG ttgcaggtacatgtaaaggctaCTTGATGCGCGCGCGttga